A window from Plasmodium relictum strain SGS1 genome assembly, chromosome: 7 encodes these proteins:
- the ClpY gene encoding ATP-dependent protease ATPase subunit ClpY, putative yields the protein MKNFDTRKFIKLFSILNKKKKYPYFNLRYLKNIKNGKVGYDIMSNYINANKGKILNDTIKYRYENVLTKLITNINEFNKSINKIDNENMIFPRNNIGHKNNFGINKKNHDLLIQITYKNSENTNMIKNSNKKNDIKNDNNKNSKLMIMENYNKKKVKNKPDKFLNKDELKKVCSFEKKKKYTLNEYKEGKTDKTDDQGEKYGNILKEVNHDNLNLENKTNEYEKETLNNINNNNNIKNEEINNLGTSEVNYNEEISLCNENVNDNVNCSKVKITKENIINIDEIKKESKKGKNPKKLLVEEDNIGSNEKNLKENMINEENIKEINEKEELKTKKQDNTKKGSDNTINFQMKNLKSNKKCLYPHEIVEYLNKYIIGQTEAKKVVANALRQRWRRIQVDEDMKKDIIPKNILMIGPTGVGKTEIARRISMFVDAPFIKVEATKFTEVGFHGKDVDQIIKDLVEIAVKRQKTKFEIEIREQAEETVENIILYSLLGNIKEEEKNIWRQYLRDGSLDDKVISIDIPNYINNNIFSNDSVENAVKEALSNHQNIKSVKIIHQNINKQSDKKTMTIREAKQKLLQLEIDSSMNQEIILKTAINSVEEEGIVFIDEIDKICSKSNSSYNGPDASAEGVQRDLLPLIEGCVINTKYGNINTNYILFIASGAFQRVKPNDMLNELQGRLPVHVTLSSLTIKDFIEILTKTHNNLIQQNIALLKTEGIDLQFTEDAIETIANAAHDMNFYVENIGVRRLHTIIEKIMEDINYDVYNYVNQTVVIDKEKVKKSLEGFIKQYDLKKYII from the coding sequence atgaaaaattttgatactcgtaaatttattaagttatttagtattttaaataaaaagaaaaaatatccTTATTTTAACTtaagatatttaaaaaatataaaaaatggaaaagtAGGTTACGATATAATGTCAAATTACATAAATGCcaataaaggaaaaatattaaatgataCAATAAAGTATAGATATGAAAATGTTTTGACAAAGTTAATTAcaaatattaatgaattcaataaatcaataaataaaatagataatGAAAACATGATATTTCCTCGTAATAACATAggacataaaaataattttggtattaataaaaaaaatcatgatttattaattcaaataacttataaaaatagtgaaaatacaaatatgatcaaaaatagtaataaaaaaaatgatattaaaaatgataataataagaatTCCAAATTAATGATTAtggaaaattataataaaaaaaaagtaaaaaataaacctgataaatttttaaataaagatgaactaaaaaaagtttgctcttttgaaaaaaaaaaaaaatatacactaaatgaatataaagaaGGAAAAACAGATAAGACTGATGATCAAGGAGAAAAATatggaaatattttaaaagaggTAAATcatgataatttaaatttagaaaaCAAAACAAATGAATATGAGAAAGAaactttaaataatattaataataacaacaatattaaaaatgaggaaataaataatttaggaACAAGTGAAGTAAATTATAACGAAGAAATTTCTTTATGTAATGAAAACGTAAATGATAATGTGAATTGCTCGAAGGTAAAGATAactaaagaaaatataataaatatagatgaaataaaaaaggaatcaaaaaaagggaaaaacCCCAAAAAATTACTTGTTGAAGAAGATAATATAGGaagtaatgaaaaaaatttaaaagaaaatatgatTAATGAAGAgaatattaaagaaataaatgaaaaagaagaattaaaaactaaaaaacaAGATAATACTAAAAAAGGAAGTGATAATACTATCAATTTTCagatgaaaaatttaaaatccAATAAAAAGTGTTTATATCCTCACGAAATTGTGGagtatttaaataaatatattataggACAAACTGAAGCAAAGAAGGTTGTAGCAAATGCATTAAGACAAAGATGGAGAAGAATTCAAGTAGACGAAGATatgaaaaaagatataattcCCAAAAACATTTTAATGATTGGCCCAACTGGTGTAGGAAAAACAGAAATTGCTAGAAGAATTTCTATGTTTGTTGATGCTCCATTTATAAAAGTAGAGGCCACTAAGTTTACTGAAGTTGGTTTTCATGGTAAAGATGTAGATCAAATTATAAAAGATTTAGTGGAGATAGCAGTAAAAAGGCAGAAAACAAAATTTGAAATAGAGATAAGAGAACAAGCTGAAGAAACTgtagaaaatattattttatattctttgttaggaaatataaaagaagaagaaaaaaatatatggaGACAATATTTAAGAGATGGTTCATTAGATGATAAAGTTATAAGTATAGATATAccaaattatataaataataatattttttccaATGATTCTGTAGAGAATGCTGTAAAAGAAGCCTTAAGTAACcatcaaaatataaaaagtgtaaaaattatacatcaaaatataaataaacaaagtGATAAAAAAACAATGACTATAAGAGAAGCTAAGCAAAAGTTATTGCAATTAGAAATTGATTCTTCCATGAATcaagaaattattttaaaaacagCTATTAACTCAGTTGAAGAAGAAGGAATTGTCTTTATTGATGAAATTGATAAAATATGTTCTAAATCAAACTCTTCATATAATGGTCCAGATGCAAGTGCAGAAGGAGTTCAAAGAGATTTATTACCATTAATTGAGGGATGTGTAATAAATACCAAATATGGAAATATTAAtactaattatattttattcattGCTTCGGGAGCATTTCAAAGAGTCAAACCCAATGACATGCTAAATGAATTACAAGGAAGATTACCTGTCCATGTTACTTTATCTAGCTTAACTATTAAGGattttattgaaatattGACAAAAActcataataatttaatacaaCAAAATATAGCTTTGTTAAAGACAGAAGGAATTGATTTGCAATTTACTGAAGATGCCATTGAAACTATTGCAAATGCAGCACATGACATGAACTTTTATGTTGAAAATATTGGGGTACGTAGATTGCACACTATTATCGAAAAAATAATGGAAGATATCAATTATGATGTATATAACTATGTGAATCAAACTGTAGTTATTGATAAAGAGAAAGTGAAGAAATCATTAGAAGGATTTATAAAGCAGTAtgacttaaaaaaatatattatttga
- a CDS encoding GTPase-activating protein, putative produces MGELKSVELDCINKNKKEKNEKVEIMNKSKKHFNKRNENEINVINSKNNNNDVKSIFESFRLNEFFSGKNKEDSSNNNNYLKNNVNFLKGNNSPNIYNDIYNKKENGDINNKKEEIHYKKKEIYNECLNKNYSKQESVNDAKYNSFGNSSCLDIDEETKFLEDWEETQKKIYDPTIGLRKHYTNELLSCGEKNNIRILEKWSSMINRDITWFIKIHKTTYLRRVKRGIPQKYRWKIWFQITNAKCLISKFQKKYYYLSKKKSCYTNLILIDISRTFPELLIFDKYAQQQLYRILNAYSNYEPAVGYCQGMNFLVGLLLIVSNFNELETFCVLVSLMNNYHLKEFYKEKFPLLNKYIYVFEKILQNEIPDLVEHFNKEEVFPPVYLHQWMLTLFIASLPIKSVIVIWDFLFSTSIKMIIIISIALLKILKSYLMKHKFEKILKLLKSLKYNESNDDILIAKLLIKKSESIVLNEELKFLFDNIEKDNILFNSQCKYAIENITNYHFNHVKNDMNNIKNMEENYMSNSEDNNFVVLDGVPLLNFFSNNLLKKKSEEELKPTTNCEYKEKKHAKNLREHNVNTFYYKILSSNEKNIKNENTPSSKNSSNSGIMLFRNSSNEIKSPINMNRKKRDNQKREKNNPNNNKWTNNNYNKKMTQSSKLNSSSDNFVNNNDNHNINNIDKNDLKKKINLNLNNDAHVNTFKNNKNCNDNNINYNNKDNQNFIGNSFYENNNRKNNMNTLNSSHFNNSLSEDSCNSKIITTDIPQYDHHHDASDHLYKSDSFLDSYQKKYININSLDNLNFYKQDTSDSKNSYLTNQNNFTDTNFMRDTKQRKSFSNLKRHAYYFDKQFKDNNFQEEKKSESVIKIKMNKYEQELNEKEKQEIYKFKEYKNKKKKNEPAKKIEQKDKENILNISQYINYDENEQKNNNENNFGFFNLIHSYAKDNNWFDVSTINKYYHFNKNNMDYELDNINLNKNKFKGNDKLDDSTF; encoded by the coding sequence ATGGGCGAATTGAAGTCAGTGGAGCTAGATTgtattaacaaaaataaaaaagagaaaaatgaaaaagttgaaataatgaataaaagtaaaaaacacttcaataaaagaaatgaaaatgaaattaatgtaataaattctaaaaataataataatgatgtgAAAAGTATATTTGAGTCATTTCGgttaaatgaatttttttcagGTAAGAATAAAGAAGATtcttcaaataataataattatttaaaaaataatgtgaACTTTTTAAAAGGCAATAACAGTcccaatatatataatgatatatataataaaaaagaaaatggtgatataaataataaaaaagaagaaattcattataaaaaaaaggaaatatataatgaatgcttgaataaaaattattctaaACAAGAATCAGTGAATGATGCAAAATACAATTCATTTGGTAATTCATCTTGTTTAGATATTGATGAagaaacaaaatttttagaaGATTGGGAAgaaacacaaaaaaaaatatatgatccAACTATTGGTTTACGTAAGCATTACACAAACGAATTATTATCATGtggagaaaaaaataatataaggATTTTGGAAAAATGGTCATCTATGATAAATAGAGATATTACATggtttattaaaattcataaaaCAACTTATTTAAGAAGAGTAAAAAGAGGTATACCTCAAAAATATAGATGGAAAATTTGGTTTCAAATAACCAATGCAAAATGTTTAATAAGTAagtttcaaaaaaaatattattatttgtccaaaaaaaaatcatgttatactaatttaattttaattgatATATCTAGAACTTTTCCTGAATTACTAATATTTGATAAATATGCACAACAACAATTATATAGAATTTTAAACGCTTACTCTAACTACGAGCCAGCAGTTGGGTATTGTCAAGGTATGAATTTTTTAGTTGGATTATTACTAATAGTtagtaattttaatgaattagaAACATTTTGTGTTTTAGTTAGTTTAATGaataattatcatttaaaagaattttacaAGGAGAAATTTCCAttgttaaataaatatatttatgtctttgaaaaaattttacaaaatgAAATTCCTGATTTAGTAGAACATTTCAATAAAGAAGAAGTATTTCCTCCTGTGTATTTGCATCAGTGGATGCTTACATTATTTATTGCTAGCTTACCTATTAAAAGTGTAATTGTGATATgggattttttatttagcacaagtataaaaatgattataattatttctatCGCTTTactgaaaatattaaaaagctACTTAATGAAACacaaatttgaaaaaatattaaaattattaaaatcacTGAAATATAATGAAAGCAATGATGATATTTTAATTGCTAAATTACTTATAAAAAAGTCAGAATCCATTGTATTAAATGAAGAACTCAAGTTCCTTTTTGataatattgaaaaagataatattctttttaatagtCAATGTAAATATGCTATTGAAAACATTACTAATTATCATTTTAATCATGTTAAAAATGACatgaataatattaaaaatatggaagaaaattatatgagCAATTCagaagataataattttGTTGTATTAGATGGGGTTCCATTACTAAATTTTTTCTccaataatttattaaagaaaaaaagtgaaGAAGAGCTAAAACCAACTACCAATTGtgaatataaagaaaaaaagcaTGCTAAAAATTTAAGAGAACATAATgtaaatactttttattataaaattttaagtagcaatgaaaaaaatatcaaaaatgaaaatactcCTTCTAGTAAAAATAGTAGCAATAGTGGAATTATGCTTTTTAGAAATTCTTCTAATGAAATTAAGAGTCCTATTAATATGAATAGAAAAAAACGTGATAAtcaaaaaagagaaaaaaataaccccaacaataataaatggactaataataattataataaaaagatgACTCAAAGTAGTAAATTGAATTCTTCAAGTGATAATTTCGTCAATAACAATGACAatcataatattaataacattgataaaaatgatttaaaaaaaaagataaatttaaatCTTAATAATGATGCGCATGTTAACACATTTaagaataacaaaaattgtaacgataataatattaattataataataaagataatcaaaattttatagggaattctttttatgaaaataacaaTAGGAAAAACAATATGAACACTCTTAATTCATCGCATTTCAATAATTCTCTAAGTGAAGATTCATGTAATTCTAAGATAATAACAACAGACATTCCACAGTATGATCATCATCATGATGCTAGTgatcatttatataaaagtgATTCTTTTTTAGATtcttatcaaaaaaaatatattaatattaattcacTAGATAATCtcaatttttataaacaaGATACATCAGATAGTAAGAATTCTTATTTAACgaatcaaaataattttactgATACTAATTTTATGAGAGATACAAAGCAGAGAAAAAGTTTTAGCAATTTAAAAAGACATGCTTATTATTTTGATAAGCAGtttaaagataataattttcaagaagaaaaaaaatctgaaagtgtaataaaaataaagatgaatAAATATGAACAAGAATTAAATGAGAAAGAGAAacaagaaatatataaatttaaagaatataaaaataagaaaaaaaaaaatgaacctgcaaaaaaaatagaacaaAAAGACAAGgagaatattttaaatatttctcaGTACATTAAttatgatgaaaatgaacaaaaaaataataatgaaaacaatTTTGGATTTTTTAACTTAATTCATTCATATGCAAAAGATAATAATTGGTTTGATGTATCtacaataaataaatattatcatttcaataaaaataatatggaTTATGAAttagataatataaatttaaataaaaataaatttaaggGAAATGATAAGTTAGATGATAGTACATTTTGA